A region of Candidatus Dadabacteria bacterium DNA encodes the following proteins:
- a CDS encoding DNA adenine methylase, producing the protein MPRAGRMSASAADFPVSRVPVVNVASVPQRSPLRYPGGKTWLVPHIREWLRQTKPEILIEPFAGGGIVSLTAVMEGFVSAAVMVEIDRDVAAFWRSALERGDKLRELVCRFKPTITRLRRLEKSSPATLEEHGFRTLVLNRTRRGGILAPGASFCRNGENGKGVLSRWYPETLSSRLSAIRGHSDRITFLEGDGMKLLPFLLRGWGRKAAVFLDPPYTAKGGKRAGSRLYAHCNIDHARLFSLLAENDTNFLMTYDAAPEIADLVRRYDFDAVCLSMKNGHHNHLPELVITSDPLFA; encoded by the coding sequence CAAAGAAGCCCGCTGCGCTACCCGGGTGGTAAGACGTGGCTTGTTCCTCACATCCGCGAATGGCTTCGGCAAACCAAGCCGGAAATTCTGATTGAACCGTTTGCCGGTGGCGGCATAGTCTCCCTCACCGCCGTAATGGAGGGTTTCGTGTCCGCCGCCGTAATGGTGGAGATTGACCGGGATGTCGCTGCTTTCTGGCGGTCGGCGTTGGAGCGCGGGGACAAGTTACGGGAACTGGTGTGCCGGTTTAAGCCTACTATCACGCGGCTTCGCAGACTGGAAAAATCTTCTCCGGCCACACTGGAAGAACACGGCTTTCGCACACTGGTTCTTAACCGTACCCGCCGCGGTGGAATCCTTGCGCCTGGTGCGTCGTTCTGCCGGAATGGAGAAAACGGCAAGGGTGTGCTGTCTCGCTGGTATCCCGAAACCTTGTCATCCAGGCTTTCCGCTATCCGGGGGCACTCAGACAGGATCACTTTCCTTGAGGGGGATGGGATGAAGCTTCTGCCGTTTCTGCTGCGCGGATGGGGGCGAAAGGCCGCCGTGTTCCTGGATCCGCCATATACCGCCAAAGGCGGCAAGCGGGCGGGATCGCGCCTTTACGCGCACTGCAACATTGATCACGCAAGGCTGTTCTCTTTGCTGGCTGAAAACGATACCAATTTTCTGATGACTTATGACGCGGCGCCGGAGATTGCCGACCTCGTGCGCCGGTATGATTTCGATGCGGTCTGTCTCTCGATGAAGAACGGGCACCACAATCATCTGCCCGAGCTGGTCATAACGTCGGATCCTCTTTTCGCATGA
- a CDS encoding NotI family restriction endonuclease, which translates to MKKERYGIAEWFGNPFLRMPAELRQSLARASLGHAEPPPCPFQRGNPVCSKKGGVCSIQSGDNPPVITCPRRFDDDDLLPKWLAGILGFSNVYLAREVPFMRSPSTGRAAGRIDLVVSGDDDAKSWIGLEVQAVYFSGKGMRADFELLLENTDAVPPPPTALRRPDWRSSSAKRLMPQLQVKGPTLRRWGTKLAVAVDLPFFEAIGGPTETPSQDLNDGDIVWLVPRIADDYRLEAHHWEVLSLEDSNDRLLSAETVKRQEFEDVLRSKLKRI; encoded by the coding sequence ATGAAGAAGGAGCGATATGGCATTGCCGAGTGGTTTGGCAATCCGTTCCTGCGGATGCCTGCCGAGCTCCGCCAGTCTCTGGCGCGGGCTTCTCTGGGACATGCGGAACCGCCCCCCTGTCCGTTTCAGCGGGGAAACCCCGTGTGCAGCAAGAAGGGCGGTGTCTGCTCCATCCAGTCAGGCGATAATCCACCGGTGATCACATGCCCGAGGCGCTTTGATGATGACGACCTGCTCCCGAAATGGCTGGCCGGTATCCTTGGCTTCTCGAACGTCTATCTGGCGCGTGAAGTTCCGTTCATGCGTTCGCCCTCAACCGGACGTGCCGCCGGGCGTATCGATCTGGTGGTATCGGGTGATGACGACGCAAAATCGTGGATCGGCCTCGAAGTGCAGGCGGTCTACTTTTCCGGCAAGGGGATGCGGGCGGATTTTGAGTTGCTGCTTGAGAATACCGACGCGGTTCCGCCGCCGCCAACTGCGCTGCGTCGCCCGGACTGGCGCTCGTCAAGCGCGAAGCGGCTGATGCCGCAACTTCAGGTTAAGGGACCGACCCTTAGACGTTGGGGAACCAAATTGGCAGTTGCCGTCGACCTTCCGTTCTTTGAAGCCATCGGCGGCCCGACCGAAACACCGTCACAGGACCTGAACGACGGCGATATTGTCTGGCTGGTTCCACGGATTGCCGACGATTACAGGCTTGAGGCGCACCACTGGGAAGTCCTCTCTCTTGAAGATTCGAACGATCGACTGCTTTCCGCGGAAACGGTGAAGCGGCAGGAATTTGAAGATGTGCTGCGATCAAAACTGAAACGAATTTAA
- a CDS encoding DUF2971 domain-containing protein: MGKKNNIEAKYFYRYTDLAAIIRLLKNQQITLLDPMKWDDKNDVFFMQKYKELMKAETLLAICFVQGGETYHHWKLFSDGPHGVSINFEKAGLLSVFKKDKRIKHGRMQYDLIKDVEESLGELPLETSKLPFLKRYPYRGEKEYRVIYVDTEKRLRFKSYDIDLSLIKRIRLSPWMPKPLVKSVKETLESIRGCAGLEIVQSTVTDDRRWRRIAEEVD, encoded by the coding sequence ATGGGCAAGAAGAATAATATAGAAGCCAAGTATTTTTATCGCTACACTGATTTAGCCGCTATAATACGTCTGCTGAAAAACCAGCAGATTACGCTTTTGGATCCGATGAAGTGGGACGATAAGAATGACGTTTTTTTCATGCAAAAGTACAAGGAACTCATGAAGGCAGAAACATTGCTTGCAATCTGTTTTGTGCAGGGCGGCGAGACATATCACCACTGGAAACTTTTTTCTGACGGACCGCACGGCGTTTCCATTAATTTTGAAAAAGCCGGACTGCTTTCCGTATTCAAGAAGGACAAGAGAATTAAACACGGTCGTATGCAATATGATCTCATAAAAGACGTGGAAGAATCGTTGGGAGAATTGCCGCTGGAAACCTCGAAGTTGCCGTTTCTGAAACGTTATCCTTACAGGGGAGAAAAGGAATACAGGGTGATTTACGTGGATACTGAGAAACGTTTGAGATTCAAGAGCTACGATATTGATCTGAGCTTGATAAAACGGATCCGGCTTAGTCCCTGGATGCCGAAGCCTCTTGTGAAATCTGTGAAGGAAACCCTGGAATCAATTCGCGGCTGCGCAGGGTTGGAAATTGTTCAGTCTACGGTGACAG